A window of the Nisaea acidiphila genome harbors these coding sequences:
- a CDS encoding ATP-binding protein, producing MLEALGDAQADHKSELYNRARPTMRRLLDIKDDIAVTRETIISSLEITASAEALEATFEKLRKQYVSAVVSISVDFSRFDNEMRTVNRRYLAVARRLDDVSRHILRISEDASIASDEHSRKVMRSLIAGLGLSVLISIVMSWVVSTRVSEDMTNAIGALSNLANGKPSNIGIDKSRKDELGALARAIAFFEGILDLLTSEISARERKEVQLRNLFDSAGDAILLMEDGKYVGANKKAEQMFGIKAKEISKYKLGAFADPEAYSHEDLTRVYKERMQLALAGEPQTFEWSNRRLDGSTFPTECTIAAFAEPNGKTTVQMIIRDITGRKEAERLKETMTVELERMVSERTDELQREIAARRETEEALDAERRTLEATVEYAPLGMALLDTDARIIRMNSWVKRIHNLPDSISAAGTPYQEVLRHIFRAKSEGTFSAGGNEEMLRNRIASLESRESSVFEDSLPDGTFHKVDRRFIDNVGYIITFTDITDLKTAQNDLVRQEKMAALGGLVAGVAHEVNTPLGICVTASSHVSAIVNEFSAQVQSPTGGLTRALAVEKLAKTREGLVIIEQNLARAADLIKSFKLVAVDQTANDQRDIELGEYLHDTLQSLSAETKRKYLNVQLVRPEEKLFRHTYPGALVQIVTNLVMNAGIHAYENRGGDIRLEVERLSSGADRIRVQDFGKGMDEETKSQIFDPFFTTKRANGGTGLGMHIVFNLVTQKLGGRIECKSAPGEGTTFEIVLPKGAKALSSATSDASA from the coding sequence CGGAAGCTCTGGAAGCAACGTTCGAGAAACTAAGAAAACAATATGTATCGGCGGTCGTGTCCATATCCGTCGACTTCTCCCGTTTCGACAACGAGATGCGCACCGTGAACAGACGCTATCTCGCGGTGGCCCGCAGACTGGATGACGTTTCCCGCCATATCCTGCGGATCAGCGAAGACGCTTCAATTGCGTCCGATGAACATAGCCGGAAGGTCATGCGGTCACTCATTGCCGGGCTCGGGTTGTCGGTGCTGATTTCTATCGTCATGTCCTGGGTGGTCTCGACACGGGTTTCCGAAGATATGACGAACGCAATCGGAGCCTTGTCCAACCTCGCGAACGGGAAGCCGTCCAACATCGGGATCGACAAGTCCCGCAAGGACGAGCTCGGTGCACTGGCCCGCGCCATTGCCTTTTTCGAAGGCATTCTCGATCTGCTCACCTCGGAAATTTCCGCGCGGGAGAGGAAGGAAGTCCAGCTCCGAAATCTTTTCGACAGTGCCGGCGACGCCATCCTCCTTATGGAGGACGGAAAATATGTCGGCGCCAACAAGAAGGCCGAACAGATGTTCGGCATCAAGGCGAAGGAAATAAGCAAATATAAGCTGGGTGCTTTCGCGGACCCCGAAGCCTACAGCCACGAAGACCTCACACGCGTATACAAGGAGCGAATGCAACTGGCGCTCGCCGGAGAGCCTCAAACCTTCGAATGGAGCAATCGCAGACTGGACGGTTCGACCTTCCCGACGGAATGCACCATCGCCGCTTTCGCGGAGCCGAACGGTAAAACAACCGTGCAGATGATCATCCGGGACATCACCGGCCGCAAGGAGGCCGAGCGTCTCAAGGAGACTATGACCGTCGAATTGGAGCGGATGGTTTCCGAGAGAACCGATGAACTACAGAGGGAAATCGCCGCAAGGCGCGAGACGGAAGAAGCACTCGACGCCGAACGACGCACCTTGGAGGCAACGGTCGAGTACGCTCCCCTCGGAATGGCCCTCCTTGATACCGATGCGCGGATCATCCGGATGAATTCTTGGGTCAAGAGGATACACAATCTCCCGGATTCGATTTCGGCAGCTGGCACGCCGTACCAAGAAGTGCTGCGCCACATCTTCAGGGCAAAGTCGGAAGGCACGTTCAGCGCCGGCGGCAATGAAGAGATGCTCCGCAACAGAATTGCCAGTCTGGAATCAAGGGAGTCCAGCGTATTCGAGGACAGCCTCCCCGATGGCACCTTCCACAAAGTGGATCGCCGCTTCATCGACAATGTCGGCTACATCATCACTTTCACCGACATCACGGACCTCAAGACAGCTCAGAACGATTTGGTCCGGCAGGAGAAAATGGCCGCGCTCGGCGGGCTTGTCGCCGGGGTCGCGCACGAGGTCAACACACCGCTCGGGATCTGCGTGACGGCATCGTCACACGTCTCTGCGATCGTCAATGAGTTCAGCGCGCAGGTGCAAAGTCCGACAGGCGGCCTCACCCGCGCCCTGGCCGTCGAAAAACTGGCCAAGACCAGGGAAGGTCTCGTGATCATCGAGCAGAACCTGGCCCGCGCCGCCGACCTGATCAAGAGCTTCAAGCTTGTCGCCGTGGATCAGACCGCAAACGACCAGCGGGACATCGAACTCGGAGAATATCTCCATGACACACTGCAGAGCCTCAGCGCCGAAACCAAGCGGAAGTACCTCAATGTCCAACTCGTGCGGCCGGAGGAAAAACTCTTCCGCCATACCTATCCGGGTGCGCTGGTCCAGATTGTCACCAACCTCGTCATGAATGCCGGCATCCACGCCTATGAGAACCGGGGTGGCGACATCCGGCTGGAGGTGGAGCGCTTGAGCAGCGGCGCGGACCGGATCCGCGTTCAGGATTTCGGCAAAGGAATGGACGAGGAAACCAAGTCACAGATCTTCGACCCGTTCTTCACGACAAAACGGGCCAATGGCGGTACCGGACTCGGCATGCATATCGTCTTTAACCTCGTCACCCAAAAGCTGGGAGGCCGGATCGAGTGCAAAAGCGCTCCGGGCGAGGGAACGACCTTCGAGATCGTCCTGCCGAAAGGCGCCAAAGCGCTGTCGTCCGCTACGTCTGATGCCTCCGCATGA
- a CDS encoding DUF2238 domain-containing protein → MAGRHPADGLRVNAHRHLLVATVAVAATCLWSFVGAKDSLIWWMEAVPVLIVYPLLWAVRARFPLTSLLNFLIAVHAIILLVGAHYTYAEVPLFHWIRDAFDLSRNHYDRVGHLAQGFIPAIAVRELLIRTSPLRAGRWLFAIVLFSILGVSASYELIEWLAAVLVGADADAFLATQGDPWDTQADMALAGTGALFAQLILGRLHDRQLSVMRRHQT, encoded by the coding sequence ATGGCGGGACGCCATCCGGCGGACGGTCTCCGGGTGAACGCGCACCGTCACTTGCTCGTCGCGACGGTCGCCGTCGCAGCGACCTGCCTCTGGTCGTTCGTCGGGGCGAAAGACTCTCTCATCTGGTGGATGGAGGCGGTGCCGGTGCTGATCGTCTATCCGCTGCTCTGGGCGGTGCGGGCACGGTTTCCCCTGACGTCCTTGCTCAATTTCCTGATCGCGGTGCATGCGATTATCCTGCTCGTCGGCGCGCATTACACCTATGCCGAGGTCCCGCTGTTTCACTGGATTCGCGACGCGTTCGATCTCTCGCGGAACCATTATGACCGGGTCGGCCATCTCGCCCAGGGATTCATACCGGCGATCGCTGTCCGTGAGCTGTTGATCCGGACATCGCCACTGCGGGCGGGCCGGTGGCTGTTCGCGATCGTGCTGTTCTCAATTCTCGGGGTCAGCGCGAGCTACGAGCTTATCGAATGGCTCGCAGCGGTGCTGGTTGGGGCCGATGCCGACGCTTTCCTCGCGACCCAGGGCGATCCCTGGGATACGCAGGCGGATATGGCTCTGGCAGGAACGGGTGCGCTTTTCGCCCAGCTCATCCTTGGGCGGTTGCATGACCGTCAGCTGTCGGTCATGCGGAGGCATCAGACGTAG
- the glpK gene encoding glycerol kinase GlpK yields the protein MNAAAKAGDNRLILALDQGTTSSRAIIFDANTRVAALAQKEFPQHFPQSGWVEHDPEDLWQSSLETAREAVAKVGGAGRIAAIGITNQRETTLVWDRRTGEAVANAIVWQDRRTSALCSRLKEEGHEELFTSRTGLLLDPYFSGTKIAWILDNVEGAREKAEAGHLAFGTVDSWLIWRLTGGRVHATDATNASRTLVYDIHKGDWDDDLLGILAIPRSMLPEVKNSADDFGASDTEIFGAPIPISGVAGDQQAATVGQACFEAGMLKSTYGTGCFALLNTGTAPVRSTNRLLTTIAYKLNGKPAYALEGSIFVAGAAVQWLRDGLGMIGQAAESSALAAQADDAHRVYLVPAFTGLGAPYWDADARGAMYGLTRASGPADFARAALESVGYQTRDLLEAMHSDWSAGGKETVLRVDGGMVASDWAMQFLADILGAPVDRPVVAETTALGAAYLAGLRHDYYPEPVEMAAQWALERRFEPRMEPDFRDRLYAGWRDAIRRTVSG from the coding sequence ATGAACGCAGCCGCCAAGGCTGGCGACAACCGGCTCATTCTCGCGCTCGACCAGGGCACCACCTCGAGCCGCGCCATTATCTTCGACGCCAATACCCGCGTCGCCGCGCTGGCGCAGAAAGAGTTTCCCCAGCATTTTCCGCAATCGGGCTGGGTGGAGCACGATCCGGAAGACCTTTGGCAAAGCTCTCTGGAGACCGCGCGCGAAGCGGTCGCGAAGGTCGGCGGTGCCGGGCGTATCGCCGCCATCGGCATTACCAACCAGCGCGAGACCACCCTGGTCTGGGACCGGCGCACCGGCGAGGCCGTGGCGAACGCGATCGTCTGGCAGGACCGGCGCACCTCCGCCCTCTGCTCCCGCCTCAAGGAAGAGGGGCACGAGGAGCTCTTCACCAGCCGCACCGGCCTGTTGCTCGACCCCTATTTCAGCGGCACCAAGATCGCCTGGATCCTCGATAATGTGGAGGGCGCCCGGGAGAAGGCGGAGGCGGGGCATCTCGCTTTCGGAACGGTCGACAGCTGGCTGATCTGGCGGCTGACCGGCGGCAGGGTACATGCGACCGACGCGACCAATGCCTCGCGGACGCTGGTCTACGATATCCACAAAGGCGACTGGGACGACGACCTGCTCGGCATTCTCGCTATCCCGCGCTCCATGTTGCCGGAGGTCAAAAACTCCGCAGACGATTTCGGGGCCTCGGACACGGAAATCTTCGGTGCTCCGATCCCGATATCCGGCGTCGCGGGCGACCAGCAGGCGGCCACGGTCGGTCAGGCCTGTTTCGAGGCCGGGATGCTGAAATCGACTTACGGGACCGGCTGCTTCGCGCTGCTGAATACGGGCACGGCCCCGGTGCGCTCGACGAACCGCCTGCTGACCACCATCGCCTACAAGCTGAACGGGAAGCCGGCCTATGCCCTGGAGGGCTCCATCTTCGTCGCCGGTGCGGCGGTGCAGTGGCTGCGTGACGGGCTCGGAATGATCGGGCAGGCGGCGGAGAGCAGCGCGTTGGCGGCGCAGGCCGACGATGCGCACCGGGTTTATCTGGTGCCGGCCTTCACCGGTCTTGGCGCGCCCTATTGGGATGCGGACGCGCGCGGGGCGATGTACGGGCTCACCCGTGCGTCCGGCCCCGCCGACTTCGCACGTGCGGCGCTGGAGAGCGTTGGCTACCAGACCCGCGATCTGCTGGAGGCCATGCATAGCGACTGGAGCGCCGGCGGAAAGGAAACCGTGCTGCGGGTCGATGGCGGCATGGTCGCGTCCGACTGGGCGATGCAGTTCCTCGCCGACATTCTGGGGGCGCCGGTCGACCGTCCGGTCGTCGCGGAAACCACCGCTCTCGGGGCGGCATACCTCGCCGGCCTCCGTCACGACTATTATCCGGAGCCGGTGGAGATGGCGGCGCAATGGGCCCTGGAACGCCGTTTCGAGCCTCGGATGGAACCGGATTTCCGCGACCGGCTCTATGCGGGATGGCGGGACGCCATCCGGCGGACGGTCTCCGGGTGA
- the ppa gene encoding inorganic diphosphatase: MDVTKITTGPNPPYEVHAVIEIPQGGVPVKYELDKDSGAMMVDRFLHTAMFYPANYGFVPNTLSDDGDPADILVVTGSGVVPGAVIPCRPIGVVHLEDEAGMDEKILAVPVEKLHPYYANVKSYRDLPEILIQQIVHFFEHYKDLEQDKWVKFIEMGDEESARKVIVEAIERAKTAK; encoded by the coding sequence TTGGACGTTACCAAGATCACGACCGGCCCGAACCCGCCCTACGAGGTGCATGCCGTTATCGAGATTCCGCAGGGCGGGGTGCCGGTCAAATACGAACTGGACAAGGATTCCGGGGCCATGATGGTCGACCGGTTCCTGCACACCGCGATGTTCTATCCGGCGAACTACGGTTTCGTCCCCAACACGCTGTCCGACGACGGTGATCCGGCCGACATCCTGGTCGTTACCGGCTCCGGCGTGGTTCCGGGTGCGGTGATCCCCTGCCGTCCGATCGGTGTCGTCCATCTCGAGGACGAGGCCGGCATGGACGAAAAGATCCTCGCGGTTCCGGTCGAGAAGCTGCATCCCTATTACGCGAACGTGAAAAGCTACCGCGACCTGCCGGAAATCCTGATCCAGCAGATTGTCCACTTCTTCGAGCACTACAAGGATCTCGAGCAGGACAAGTGGGTGAAGTTCATCGAGATGGGCGATGAGGAATCGGCCCGCAAGGTGATCGTGGAAGCGATCGAGCGGGCGAAGACCGCGAAGTAA
- a CDS encoding metallophosphoesterase family protein, whose translation MSATSRPRLWAISDLHLASEVNRTALADIPDHGDDWLILGGDIAEREEVLVDALDVLGRRFGTLIWVPGNHDLWTDRRPGAVARRGDARYSHLVELARAAGAVTPEDPFPRWPADLKGAPVYVVPLFLLYDYSFRPDGLPLDEMKDWVRQKHAVPVDELLLDPAPFASRAEWCAARCAQAEARLSCLPPDAKTVLINHWPMREDLIRIPRVPRFLPWCGTRRTHDWHRRYRALEVVTGHLHTRRTDFIDGTRFHEVSLGYPRQWDQDKGIAAYLKDVTPQTRGG comes from the coding sequence ATGAGCGCTACGTCGCGCCCGCGGCTCTGGGCGATCTCGGATCTGCATCTCGCCTCCGAAGTCAACCGGACGGCGCTTGCGGACATACCGGATCACGGCGACGACTGGCTGATCCTCGGTGGCGATATCGCCGAACGCGAGGAAGTGCTGGTCGATGCGCTGGATGTGCTGGGACGTCGTTTCGGGACACTGATCTGGGTGCCCGGCAACCACGATCTCTGGACCGACAGGCGTCCCGGCGCCGTCGCGCGCCGGGGGGACGCCCGTTACAGTCATCTGGTGGAGCTCGCGCGGGCCGCGGGCGCGGTCACCCCGGAAGATCCCTTTCCCCGCTGGCCGGCCGATCTGAAAGGCGCGCCTGTTTATGTCGTGCCGCTCTTCCTGCTCTACGACTACAGCTTCCGTCCCGACGGTTTGCCGCTTGACGAGATGAAAGACTGGGTGCGGCAAAAGCACGCGGTGCCGGTCGATGAGTTGCTTCTCGATCCGGCGCCCTTTGCGAGCCGTGCGGAGTGGTGTGCCGCGCGCTGCGCGCAGGCAGAAGCGAGACTTTCGTGTCTGCCGCCCGATGCGAAGACCGTTCTGATCAATCACTGGCCGATGCGCGAGGACCTGATCCGGATCCCTCGCGTCCCTCGTTTCCTGCCTTGGTGCGGCACAAGGCGCACGCATGACTGGCACCGGCGCTATCGGGCGCTTGAGGTCGTTACGGGCCACCTTCACACGCGCCGGACCGATTTCATCGACGGCACCCGGTTTCACGAAGTTTCCCTCGGCTATCCGCGGCAATGGGATCAGGACAAAGGTATCGCGGCCTATCTCAAGGACGTGACCCCGCAAACGCGCGGGGGTTGA
- a CDS encoding MFS transporter: MSLATSAARFCQAFRNRDYSIYCIGSSLTVIGLWMQRIAIGWVTWQLTESPTWLGIISFAELFPVVILSPFAGALADRADRLTIARVAQCLNMAQATILTILTLTGTLNIWLLLALALWTGVVVSFWQPARMAMIPNLVRREDLASAVAINSVIFNAARFVGPALAGLVIVGYGAGYAFLANAVSYLPFIAALFMIRPRADLAPRKSRGGIFVQMVEGYSYSLKHPGIGPTLVLMMVACICLRPVFELLPGYAAEIFERGAEGLSMMATVTGIGAVVGGIYLGQRAGLEGLVQLSLVSVAAMIAALLVFSLTSNFWVGLAALSVAGGAMVTHGAGSQTLIQSAVDEHMRGRVIALYGMMFRGGPAIGSLTMGWVSDWAGLRLPLIVGCGLTVIALGWMVLRRNAIRDALEARGGISP; this comes from the coding sequence ATGTCCCTCGCCACTTCGGCGGCACGCTTTTGTCAGGCGTTCCGCAACCGCGATTACTCGATCTATTGCATCGGCAGCTCCCTAACCGTCATCGGTCTGTGGATGCAGCGGATTGCGATCGGCTGGGTGACCTGGCAGCTTACCGAGAGCCCGACATGGCTCGGGATCATTTCGTTCGCCGAACTGTTTCCGGTGGTGATCCTCAGTCCTTTCGCAGGCGCTCTCGCGGACCGCGCCGACCGGCTGACGATCGCGCGTGTGGCGCAGTGCCTTAACATGGCGCAGGCGACGATCCTGACGATCCTGACGCTGACCGGCACGCTCAATATCTGGCTGCTGCTGGCGCTCGCCCTCTGGACGGGGGTCGTTGTGTCCTTCTGGCAGCCGGCGCGTATGGCGATGATTCCCAATCTGGTGCGACGCGAGGATCTCGCCTCGGCGGTCGCGATCAATTCGGTGATCTTCAACGCGGCCCGGTTCGTCGGGCCGGCGCTCGCCGGACTTGTGATCGTCGGCTATGGAGCCGGATACGCATTCCTTGCGAATGCGGTCAGCTATCTGCCGTTCATCGCGGCGCTCTTCATGATCCGGCCGCGCGCCGATCTCGCCCCACGCAAGTCGAGGGGCGGCATCTTCGTGCAGATGGTCGAGGGTTACAGTTACTCGCTGAAGCACCCCGGTATCGGACCGACGCTGGTTCTGATGATGGTCGCCTGCATCTGCCTGCGGCCTGTTTTCGAACTGCTGCCGGGCTACGCGGCGGAGATTTTCGAACGTGGGGCCGAAGGGCTGTCGATGATGGCGACGGTGACCGGGATCGGCGCGGTGGTCGGCGGCATCTATCTCGGCCAGCGCGCTGGTCTGGAGGGGCTGGTTCAGCTCTCGCTGGTCAGCGTCGCGGCGATGATCGCGGCATTGCTGGTCTTCAGCCTGACCTCGAATTTCTGGGTTGGTCTGGCCGCGCTCTCCGTTGCGGGCGGGGCCATGGTGACCCATGGCGCCGGCTCTCAGACCCTGATCCAGTCGGCGGTGGACGAGCATATGCGCGGCCGGGTGATCGCGCTCTACGGCATGATGTTCCGGGGCGGTCCGGCGATCGGCTCGCTCACGATGGGATGGGTCTCCGACTGGGCCGGATTGCGCTTGCCATTGATCGTCGGCTGCGGGCTTACGGTAATTGCGCTCGGCTGGATGGTGCTTCGCCGCAATGCGATCCGCGATGCCCTGGAGGCGCGGGGCGGCATATCGCCATGA
- a CDS encoding pyridoxal phosphate-dependent aminotransferase, with amino-acid sequence MSFIADRLGRIKPSPTIAISTKARELKAAGGDVIGLSAGEPDFDTPAHIVEAAVQAMKNGETRYTDPDGTPELKDAICRKFKRDNNLDYQRNQVTIGTGGKQVLYNALMATLNPGDEVIIPAPYWVSYPDMVLLAEGEPVIVPCPQERDFKLQPEDLEKAITPKTKWIILNSPSNPSGAGYTWDDMKKVTDVLMKHPHVYVMTDDMYEHLVYDDFKFCTPAEVEPGLYDRTLTVNGMSKAYCMTGWRIGYAAGPVELITAIRKIQSQSTSNPSSISQAASVAALDGPHDFIAKHNESFKGRRDLVVSMLNQASGINCPTPDGAFYVYPSCAGTIGKTTPDGKVIENDEDFCTYLLEAEGVAAVHGEAFGLSPHFRISYATSESVLEDACARIQRACAALS; translated from the coding sequence ATGAGCTTCATCGCTGACCGTCTCGGACGCATCAAGCCGTCCCCCACCATTGCCATCAGCACCAAGGCGCGCGAGCTGAAAGCCGCGGGCGGCGACGTGATCGGCCTTTCCGCCGGCGAGCCGGATTTCGACACCCCGGCGCATATCGTCGAGGCCGCGGTCCAGGCGATGAAGAACGGCGAGACCCGCTACACCGATCCGGACGGCACGCCGGAGCTGAAGGACGCGATCTGCCGCAAGTTCAAGCGCGACAACAATCTCGACTACCAGCGCAACCAGGTCACCATCGGCACCGGCGGTAAGCAGGTGCTCTACAACGCGCTGATGGCGACGCTGAACCCCGGCGACGAGGTGATCATTCCGGCGCCCTACTGGGTCTCCTATCCGGACATGGTACTGCTCGCCGAGGGCGAGCCGGTCATCGTCCCCTGCCCGCAGGAAAGGGACTTCAAGCTGCAGCCGGAGGATCTGGAGAAGGCGATCACGCCGAAGACCAAGTGGATCATCCTGAACAGCCCGTCCAATCCGTCCGGCGCCGGCTACACCTGGGACGACATGAAGAAAGTCACCGACGTGCTGATGAAGCATCCGCATGTCTATGTGATGACCGACGACATGTACGAGCACCTCGTCTATGACGATTTCAAATTCTGCACCCCGGCGGAAGTGGAGCCCGGCCTCTACGACCGCACCCTGACCGTGAACGGCATGTCGAAGGCCTATTGCATGACCGGCTGGCGCATCGGCTACGCGGCCGGCCCGGTGGAACTGATCACGGCGATCCGCAAGATCCAGTCGCAGTCGACCTCGAACCCGTCCTCGATCAGTCAGGCGGCCTCGGTCGCGGCGCTCGACGGGCCGCACGATTTCATCGCCAAGCACAACGAGTCCTTCAAGGGCCGCCGCGACCTCGTGGTCTCCATGCTGAACCAGGCGAGCGGCATCAACTGCCCGACGCCGGACGGCGCGTTCTACGTCTATCCGTCCTGCGCCGGCACGATCGGCAAGACCACGCCGGACGGCAAGGTGATCGAGAACGACGAGGATTTCTGCACCTACCTGCTGGAAGCCGAAGGCGTGGCGGCGGTGCATGGCGAGGCCTTCGGCCTCAGCCCGCATTTCCGCATCTCCTACGCGACCTCCGAGTCCGTGCTGGAAGACGCCTGCGCCCGCATCCAGAGGGCCTGCGCGGCGCTCAGCTGA
- a CDS encoding GIY-YIG nuclease family protein — translation MQPHVYILASKRNGTLYIGVTSNLLKRVSEHRSGAVPGFTKRYDVKLLVYFEAHPSMDSAILREKQMKEWHRRWKLRRIEERNPQWRDLFIELI, via the coding sequence ATGCAGCCGCATGTCTACATCTTAGCCAGCAAGCGCAACGGAACGCTCTATATCGGCGTGACCAGCAATCTTCTGAAACGCGTTTCGGAGCACAGATCAGGTGCGGTACCCGGTTTCACCAAACGCTACGACGTCAAGCTGCTAGTCTATTTCGAGGCCCATCCTTCGATGGACAGCGCCATCCTCCGCGAGAAGCAGATGAAGGAATGGCACCGGCGCTGGAAGCTACGGCGGATCGAGGAACGCAATCCGCAATGGCGAGACCTGTTCATCGAACTGATCTGA
- the pcaD gene encoding 3-oxoadipate enol-lactonase: MPLIDANGIKLHYRIDGPERGRQLLLSNSLASNLEMWDPQIGDLTSAGYRVIRYDSRGHGGSDAPEGPYSIEMLAEDAVALLDGLGLAKADFCGLSKGGMVGQMLGVRHADRVGKLILADTGAYMPTKEMWDGRIKTVEKGGMEAVADATIERWFTPASRLNRPGDIEKIHAMILGTPPQGFIGCSRAIQAMDQRGTIGGITAPTLVIVGAEDPATTPDHAKEIHGLIGGSQYLEIPEAAHFANFEQPQLFTKAMLGFLNG, translated from the coding sequence GTGCCACTTATTGACGCCAACGGGATCAAACTGCATTACCGCATCGACGGGCCGGAGCGAGGGCGCCAGCTACTGCTCTCGAACTCGCTCGCCTCCAATTTGGAGATGTGGGATCCGCAGATCGGCGACCTGACATCAGCAGGCTACAGGGTGATCCGCTACGACAGCCGTGGCCATGGCGGCTCCGATGCGCCGGAAGGTCCCTACTCCATCGAGATGCTGGCGGAGGATGCCGTTGCCCTGCTCGACGGACTCGGTTTGGCCAAGGCTGATTTCTGCGGCCTCTCCAAAGGCGGCATGGTGGGCCAGATGCTCGGGGTCAGGCACGCGGACCGGGTCGGCAAGCTGATCCTCGCCGATACCGGGGCCTACATGCCGACGAAGGAAATGTGGGACGGCCGCATCAAGACGGTGGAGAAGGGCGGCATGGAGGCCGTGGCCGACGCCACCATCGAGCGCTGGTTCACCCCGGCGAGCCGGTTGAACCGCCCCGGCGACATCGAGAAGATCCACGCAATGATCCTCGGCACGCCGCCGCAGGGGTTCATCGGCTGCAGCCGTGCGATCCAGGCGATGGACCAGCGCGGCACCATTGGCGGGATCACGGCACCGACCCTCGTGATCGTCGGCGCCGAGGACCCGGCCACGACTCCGGACCACGCGAAGGAAATCCACGGTCTAATCGGAGGCTCGCAATATCTCGAGATCCCGGAGGCGGCGCATTTCGCCAATTTCGAACAGCCGCAACTGTTCACGAAGGCGATGCTCGGTTTTCTGAACGGTTAG
- a CDS encoding sensor histidine kinase: MLITPEIQLVGYSALTTLVVAVAFLLMWERLRWSRLLSFGASFACIGFVLSYVAIGMYLGEYPFRQQIAAAGVIAASAFLIAGCLAHNNVPIPRFWLISVAISLWLVAQIVHATTGILSVVYLPMLVGLGHLFCAILFYRTRQSRGDLILAALFTIRGAIHLPWPFLVFTPTAGIIRTTDQALVLATGLALIIVELLRARADLARANITLSDQALALKAANEKLFAERELAVSASNAKSAFLANMSHEFRTPLNAIMGFSEVLSRQPGGKLSERSADYGRDIHRAATVLLDFVDQILELSRFEANRTNFRPETLDVEDLVDRAITAARLKHSKSPAEIVKFFEEGTGSVEGDEELLKQALVGILNRAMRISSAGASIQVLAGPEPQDSVRIEITDRGPLLDPGELAEAFNPFSVSDAVIVPKGGGIDLSLPLAKRFVEVHGGAISIDSSEESGTTVSIDLPRRPHLH; this comes from the coding sequence ATGCTGATCACCCCTGAAATCCAGCTTGTCGGTTACTCTGCGCTGACGACCTTGGTGGTTGCGGTTGCGTTCTTGCTGATGTGGGAACGCCTGCGATGGTCCAGGCTCCTCAGCTTCGGCGCGTCATTCGCCTGCATCGGCTTTGTCTTGAGCTACGTCGCGATTGGGATGTATCTCGGCGAATACCCATTCCGCCAGCAAATTGCCGCCGCCGGTGTGATCGCGGCATCAGCATTCCTGATCGCGGGCTGCCTCGCACATAACAACGTGCCAATCCCCAGATTCTGGCTGATCAGTGTCGCAATCTCTTTGTGGCTTGTTGCCCAAATCGTTCATGCGACTACAGGAATTCTCAGCGTCGTCTATCTTCCAATGTTGGTTGGGTTGGGTCATCTTTTTTGCGCAATTCTGTTCTACCGGACTAGGCAGAGCCGAGGTGATCTGATCCTGGCGGCACTCTTCACGATACGCGGCGCCATTCACCTGCCATGGCCATTCTTGGTATTCACGCCGACTGCAGGCATCATTCGCACGACCGATCAGGCCCTCGTCCTTGCGACCGGACTTGCCCTCATCATTGTGGAGCTTCTCAGAGCTCGCGCCGATCTCGCGCGTGCAAACATCACCTTGAGCGATCAGGCGCTGGCATTGAAAGCTGCAAACGAGAAGCTCTTCGCCGAGCGCGAGCTGGCAGTCAGCGCCAGCAATGCGAAATCAGCCTTTCTCGCGAACATGAGTCATGAGTTCCGAACACCATTGAATGCCATAATGGGCTTCTCGGAGGTTCTCTCCCGGCAACCGGGAGGAAAACTGTCCGAGCGGTCGGCCGACTATGGCCGTGACATCCACAGGGCAGCGACGGTGTTGCTCGATTTTGTCGATCAAATTCTGGAGCTCTCTCGCTTCGAAGCGAACCGAACCAACTTCAGACCAGAGACACTGGATGTGGAAGACCTGGTCGATCGAGCCATTACGGCAGCCCGGCTTAAGCACAGCAAAAGCCCCGCTGAGATCGTCAAATTCTTCGAGGAAGGCACCGGCTCCGTGGAGGGAGATGAGGAATTGCTCAAACAGGCATTGGTTGGCATTCTAAACCGAGCGATGCGGATCTCCTCGGCCGGAGCGTCAATTCAAGTACTCGCCGGGCCGGAGCCACAGGATAGCGTAAGGATCGAGATCACGGACCGGGGACCTCTCCTTGACCCCGGCGAGCTTGCCGAAGCTTTCAATCCTTTTAGCGTGAGCGACGCGGTAATCGTGCCAAAAGGCGGCGGGATCGACCTCAGCCTGCCTCTCGCGAAACGCTTCGTCGAAGTGCACGGCGGCGCAATCTCCATAGATAGCAGCGAAGAGAGCGGAACCACTGTGTCCATCGACCTTCCGCGACGGCCGCACCTTCACTGA